In Podospora pseudopauciseta strain CBS 411.78 chromosome 3, whole genome shotgun sequence, one genomic interval encodes:
- a CDS encoding hypothetical protein (COG:G; EggNog:ENOG503NW79), which translates to MRLSLLPLGAFLLATPTLSAPSFTGEPDSSGKYWLFGPGITASFIPYGASISNLFITDKNGIDRDIVLGFDNATYYSVDPVHPHFGGVPGRYANRIKNSTFTLDDDGEDYHIRPNENPTAAHPAGVNTLHGGPDGWDHRNFTVVSYTKSSITFSLVDPDGKEGFPGEVISYITYTLSNRTWDAKMVAIPTTKKTPIMLSSHTYWNLDGFANTEAPTALNHTFYLPFSGQTVAVDSILIPTGEISPAPKGSVNDFWSAPRQIGEGFSLEGIEGNCGGGCTGYDNCWLVNRNYPYDWRSEDKMVASLASEWSGIKLEIWSDQEAFQMYSCNGMNGSMPIKATQGRDDGTGSRGVEKYGCVVLEVQDWIDGINHPEWGRGPKQIFEPGGDPYVLQVRHRFSVDA; encoded by the coding sequence ATgcgtctctctctcctccccctggGAGCTTTCCTCCTTGCCACCCCTACCTTATCCGCCCCCTCTTTCACAGGGGAACCAGACTCCTCAGGTAAATACTGGCTCTTCGGTCCAGGTATAACAGCCTCCTTCATCCCCTACGgcgcctccatctccaacctcttcatcaccgACAAGAACGGCATAGACCGTGACATCGTCCTCGGCTTCGACAACGCAACCTATTACTCTGTCGATCCAGTTCACCCTCACTTTGGCGGCGTGCCCGGCCGGTACGCCAACCGCATCAAGAACTCGACCTTCACCCTTGACGACGATGGGGAAGACTACCACATCCGTCCCAATGAAAACCCCACCGCAGCCCACCCAGCAGGTGTGAACACCCTCCACGGCGGCCCCGACGGCTGGGATCACAGAAACTTCACCGTCGTCTCCTACACCAAGTCATCCATCACGTTCAGCCTTGTCGACCCCGACGGGAAAGAGGGGTTTCCAGGGGAAGTAATCAGTTACATCACCTACACTTTGTCAAACCGAACCTGGGACGCAAAAATGGTTGCTATTCCTACAACAAAGAAAACTCCAATCATGCTGTCTAGTCACACCTACTGGAACCTAGACGGGTTCGCAAACACAGAAGCTCCTACCGCGTTGAACCATACATTTTACCTCCCCTTTTCAGGGCAGACGGTGGCTGTGGATAGCATCCTCATTCCCACGGGGGAAATCTCCCCTGCCCCCAAGGGGTCCGTCAACGACTTCTGGTCTGCACCCAGACAAATAGGCGAGGGGTTTTCCCTTGAGGGGATCGAGGGAAACTGCGGGGGGGGTTGCACGGGTTACGACAACTGCTGGCTCGTCAACAGGAACTACCCCTACGATTGGAGGTCGGAGGACAAAATGGTGGCTAGTCTGGCGAGTGAGTGGTCGGGAATAAAACTGGAGATTTGGTCGGATCAGGAGGCGTTTCAGATGTATAGCTGTAATGGGATGAACGGGAGCATGCCGATCAAGGCGACGCAGGGGAGGGATGACGGGACCGGGTCGAGAGGGGTGGAAAAGTACGGGTGTGTTGTTCTGGAGGTGCAGGATTGGATCGATGGGATTAATCACCCTgagtgggggaggggaccAAAGCAGATCTTTGAGCCGGGGGGGGATCCGTATGTTTTGCAGGTGAGGCATCGCTTTAGCGTTGATGCTTGA